The Kluyveromyces marxianus DMKU3-1042 DNA, complete genome, chromosome 6 genome window below encodes:
- the AIR1 gene encoding zinc finger CCHC domain-containing protein, translating into MLSEVESADTLPFFKDASPKYEVNENDKIIAPSIAEVDSDPEKLREIRGQGRYFGIEDGEDGIVEPLPKCNNCSQRGHLKKNCPHVICSYCGVLDDHYSTHCPKTMRCSHCNEPGHYRQHCPVKWKRVFCTLCHSSRHSRDRCPSIWRSYCLKESSDKRVLPLHQIYCYNCGGKGHFGDDCLEARSSRVPNDDGSAFAGNNLPSSVRPDYNRNLKEYKVKTDYSYDDYDYNNYNFEEDDGGSHYYSSRYNNGESNGNKNKRSAVDYGDARPSNFYAPPYNKKNKRSNNSNGGNGNTARLPAPTVKGKVLPPKPTRSHPLDFPRNPNVNIPRYGSSSYQPSNDRYRNYNSYSGFKKRR; encoded by the coding sequence ATGTTATCTGAGGTAGAAAGTGCGGACACGCTTCCATTTTTCAAGGATGCCAGTCCGAAGTACGAAGTTAACGAGAACGATAAAATCATTGCGCCTAGTATTGCAGAGGTTGACTCTGACCCTGAAAAGTTAAGAGAGATACGTGGACAGGGACGGTACTTTGGTATTGAAGATGGTGAAGATGGTATAGTTGAGCCCTTGCCCAAATGTAATAACTGTTCACAAAGAGgtcatttgaagaaaaactgTCCGCATGTGATATGCTCTTATTGCGGTGTGCTTGATGATCACTATTCGACTCACTGTCCAAAAACGATGAGATGTTCACACTGTAACGAGCCTGGTCACTACAGACAGCACTGTCCTGTGAAGTGGAAACGAGTGTTTTGTACGCTGTGTCACAGCAGTAGGCACTCGAGGGACAGGTGTCCAAGCATCTGGAGAAGTTACTGTCTAAAAGAATCCAGTGACAAGAGAGTGCTACCCTTGCACCAAATATACTGCTATAATTGTGGTGGGAAGGGCCACTTTGGTGATGACTGTTTAGAAGCTCGTTCTTCAAGGGTACCGAACGATGATGGTTCAGCATTTGCAGGTAACAATCTACCATCATCGGTAAGGCCAGACTACAACAGAAATTTGAAGGAATATAAGGTCAAGACCGACTACAGTTATGACGATTATGATTACAATAATTacaactttgaagaagatgacggTGGTAGTCATTATTACAGCTCTAGGTACAATAACGGTGAAAGTAATgggaacaaaaataaaagatcGGCTGTGGATTATGGCGATGCTCGGCCTTCTAACTTTTATGCTCCTCCTTAcaacaaaaagaacaaaagatcGAACAACAGTAACGGCGGTAATGGAAATACGGCAAGACTTCCAGCCCCAACTGTCAAGGGCAAAGTGCTGCCCCCAAAACCAACTAGATCGCATCCATTGGATTTCCCAAGAAATCCAAATGTCAATATACCCCGCTACGGAAGTAGCTCATACCAGCCCTCTAATGACAGATATAGAAACTATAACTCCTACTCGGGCTTTAAAAAGCGCCGTTGA
- the RCI37 gene encoding Rci37p, translated as MTLDDGHSANGGTFGVNGASNADSPNSLTTGFSGAGNRMGMNQMGPNTAVWNSPWFQEAYHNAQEFYEKDKVLDPKDRLELSKIYLSIARAQLWSGWVAFGLVTSVPFVLQYKKTGGVKGTKVSRAFAFGFLSMFAATQAGGSLMYKSKLASIRPETLEDDPNVPKSSRQKQYEMMKLLNMGMPTRWATYFNLTYRNPEKRIPDPKLTMEKLKNGQATTRNRSVMFDNKDPMGLYTGPQFEKKEGVPKAGAISPPAQQVPQQVPQNDEYDPFNEEDNKEEESLSAWDRIRKENAVADTKAGNSWEEIRKKNYDNSPK; from the coding sequence ATGACTCTCGACGATGGACACAGTGCAAATGGCGGAACTTTCGGAGTAAACGGTGCAAGCAATGCGGACAGTCCAAATAGCTTAACAACCGGATTTTCTGGGGCAGGAAATAGAATGGGGATGAACCAAATGGGCCCAAATACAGCAGTTTGGAATAGCCCGTGGTTTCAAGAAGCATATCACAATGCACAGGAGTTCTATGAAAAAGACAAGGTTTTGGATCCCAAAGACAGGTTAGAGTtatcaaaaatatatctTTCCATTGCGAGAGCACAGTTGTGGTCTGGCTGGGTAGCATTTGGTCTAGTTACGAGTGTgccttttgttcttcagtATAAGAAGACTGGGGGTGTCAAGGGAACGAAAGTTTCACGAGCTTTCGCATTTGGGTTTTTGTCCATGTTTGCTGCTACGCAAGCTGGGGGTTCTCTTATGTATAAGTCAAAGCTCGCAAGCATCCGTCCAGAAACACTTGAAGATGATCCTAATGTTCCTAAAAGCAGTCGCCAAAAACAGTAtgaaatgatgaaattgttgaaCATGGGAATGCCAACAAGATGGGCAACGTATTTCAACCTAACGTACAGAAATCCAGAAAAGAGAATCCCAGACCCTAAGCTAACCAtggaaaaattgaagaatggCCAGGCAACAACGAGGAACAGGTCGGTCATGTTTGATAATAAAGATCCGATGGGACTATACACGGGTCCTCagtttgaaaagaaggaggGAGTGCCAAAAGCTGGTGCCATCTCACCTCCAGCTCAACAGGTACCTCAACAGGTACCTcaaaatgatgaatatgATCCAtttaatgaagaagataacaaagaagaggagTCGCTGTCAGCGTGGGATAGGATCAGGAAGGAAAATGCTGTCGCAGACACAAAAGCAGGTAATTCTTGGGAAGAAATACGGAAAAAGAATTACGACAACTCACCCAAATAA
- the SNA4 gene encoding Sna4p — protein sequence MCLCCVCCTVSDLLLYIVAIIFPPAAVGIRSGLYSSDLLLNALLTLFGFLPGMIHAFYYITVTSPLRLDTESRYYYQQGWTDAQRFGSPSAVTVVSQQPAPVEAPLLPPAQTSNPYHSIPRAGTPKGSPPPYSETV from the coding sequence ATGTGTCTGTGTTGTGTTTGTTGTACGGTATCTGATTTGCTACTTTACATTGTAGCTATCATCTTTCCCCCTGCTGCAGTTGGAATCAGATCCGGACTATATTCAAgtgatcttcttctaaatGCTTTATTAACGCTCTTTGGTTTCCTTCCAGGCATGATACATGCCTTCTATTATATTACAGTAACGTCGCCACTTAGACTGGATACAGAATCTCGTTATTACTATCAGCAAGGGTGGACGGATGCCCAAAGATTCGGTAGTCCCTCAGCTGTAACAGTTGTCAGCCAGCAACCAGCACCCGTGGAAGCCCCCTTATTACCACCTGCGCAGACTTCAAATCCATATCACTCGATACCCAGGGCAGGTACGCCTAAAGGCTCTCCACCGCCATACTCGGAAACCGTATGA
- the THS1 gene encoding threonine--tRNA ligase THS1, which yields MCADKVEKPVEEQVKDLSLEQKAEKQPAAVENKKEKKDKKKDKGNGKPSLYLEPQPAFIDERIQMFERLKKEYDEKVAAQPRVPLKVVLKDGTVKEATAWETSPMDIAQGIAKSFAERQCISKVNGELWDLERPLEGKEGDELKIEFFDFESDTGKKVFWHSSAHVLGEACECNLGAHICLGPPTDDGFFYEFACRDSMDPDSPERTVSQADFPNLEAVAKAAIKQKQKFERLVLSKEDLLKMFHYSKYKTYLVSTKIPDGGSTTVYRCGPLIDLCTGPHIPHTGRIKAFKLLKNSSCYFLGESTNDSLQRIYGIAFPDKKLMDAHLKFLQEASLRDHRKIGKDQELFYFNEMSPGSCFWLPHGTRIYNTLVDLLRTEYRKRGYDEVITPNMYNSKLWETSGHWANYKENMFSFEVEKETFGLKPMNCPGHCLMFKARERSYRELPWRVADFGVIHRNEFSGALSGLTRVRRFQQDDAHIFCTQDQIEQEIANIFEFLKYIYGVFGFEFKMELSTRPEKYVGELETWNNAEAKLEAALNKWGGNWELNPGDGAFYGPKIDIMISDALHRWHQCATIQLDFQLPNRFELEFKTKEVEGDDNYERPVMIHRAILGSVERMTAILTEHFAGKWPFWLSPRQILVVPVGVKFQEYAQEVRDKMAEAGFYADVDLSGNTLQKKVRNGQMLKYNFIFIVGEQEMTEKSVNIRNRDVMDLQGKNATVQVESVIEQLKKLKEEKRNDNVLA from the coding sequence ATGTGTGCCGACAAAGTGGAGAAGCCTGTTGAGGAGCAAGTCAAGGACTTGTCTCTAGAACAGAAGGCAGAGAAACAGCCTGCTGCtgttgaaaacaagaaggaaaagaaggataagaagaaagataaGGGCAATGGAAAGCCATCTTTGTACCTTGAACCTCAACCTGCTTTCATTGATGAGCGTATTCAAATGTTCGAACGTTTAAAGAAGGAGTATGATGAGAAAGTTGCTGCTCAACCTCGTGTTCCATTGAAGGTTGTGTTGAAGGACGGTACCGTCAAGGAGGCTACCGCATGGGAAACCAGTCCAATGGACATCGCACAAGGTATTGCCAAGTCTTTCGCTGAAAGACAATGTATTTCTAAGGTTAATGGCGAACTATGGGATCTAGAGAGACCTTTGGAAGGTAAAGAAGGTGATGAACTCAAGATCGAATTTTTCGATTTCGAATCTGATACCGGTAAGAAGGTGTTTTGGCACTCTTCTGCCCACGTCTTGGGTGAGGCATGTGAATGCAACTTGGGTGCCCATATCTGTTTGGGTCCTCCAACTGACGATGGTTTCTTCTACGAATTCGCTTGCAGAGACTCCATGGACCCTGATTCACCAGAGAGAACTGTTTCTCAAGCTGATTTCCCTAACTTGGAAGCCGTTGCCAAGGCTGCTATCAAGCAAAAGcaaaagtttgaaagaCTTGTCCTTTCCAAGGAAgacttgttgaagatgttcCACTACTCCAAGTACAAGACCTACTTGGTCAGCACAAAGATTCCAGACGGAGGTTCCACTACTGTTTATAGATGTGGTCCATTGATTGATTTGTGTACTGGTCCTCATATCCCACACACCGGTCGTATCAAGGCTTTCAAGTTGTTAAAGAACTCTTCTTGTTATTTCTTGGGTGAAAGCACCAACGACTCTTTGCAAAGAATCTACGGTATTGCTTTCCCTGACAAGAAATTGATGGACGCTCACTTGAAGTTTTTGCAAGAGGCCTCTTTAAGAGATCACAGAAAGATTGGTAAAGATCAAGAATTGTTTTACTTCAACGAAATGTCCCCAGGTTCTTGTTTCTGGTTACCTCATGGTACCAGAATTTACAACACTTTGGTTGACTTGTTGAGAACCGAATACCGTAAGAGAGGTTACGATGAAGTTATCACTCCTAACATGTACAATTCCAAGTTGTGGGAGACATCTGGTCACTGGGCAAACTACAAGGAAAATATGTTCTCCTTCgaagttgaaaaggaaacatTTGGTTTGAAGCCAATGAACTGTCCTGGTCACTGTCTAATGTTTAAGGCTAGAGAACGTTCTTACAGAGAATTGCCATGGAGAGTTGCAGATTTCGGTGTCATTCACAGAAATGAATTCTCCGGTGCATTGTCTGGTTTGACTCGTGTCAGAAGATTCCAACAAGACGATGCTCATATCTTCTGTACCCAAGATcaaattgaacaagaaattgCTAACATTTTCGAATTCTTGAAATACATTTACGGTGTTTTCGGTTTTGAATTCAAGATGGAACTTTCAACCAGACCTGAAAAGTACGTTGGTGAACTTGAAACATGGAACAACGCAGAGGCTAAGCTAGAAGCTGCTTTGAACAAATGGGGTGGTAACTGGGAATTGAACCCTGGTGATGGTGCTTTCTACGGTCCAAAGATTGATATCATGATCTCTGACGCTCTACATAGATGGCATCAATGTGCCACAATTCAATTGGACTTCCAACTACCAAACAGATTTGAATTGGAATTCAAGACCAAGGAAGTTGAAGGTGATGACAACTACGAAAGACCAGTCATGATTCACCGTGCCATCTTGGGTTCTGTGGAAAGAATGACAGCTATCTTGACCGAACATTTCGCTGGTAAGTGGCCATTCTGGTTATCTCCTCGTCAAATTCTAGTTGTTCCAGTTGGTGTTAAATTCCAAGAATATGCCCAAGAAGTCCGTGACAAGATGGCCGAAGCTGGTTTCTACGCTGATGTTGATCTTTCTGGTAACACccttcaaaagaaggtCAGAAATGGTCAAATGTTGAAGTAcaacttcattttcattgtcGGTGAACAAGAAATGACTGAAAAGTCTGTCAACATCAGAAATAGAGATGTCATGGACTTGCAAGGTAAGAATGCAACTGTCCAAGTCGAGAGCGTCATTgaacaattgaaaaaattgaaggaagaaaagagaaacgATAATGTTTTGGCTTAA